The Cytobacillus sp. IB215665 genome contains the following window.
CCATAGTGCCACAAAATACTTAAACGGACATGGTGATGTATTAGCAGGTTTCATAATTAGCAATCAGCAACAGATTGAATATATTCGTAAAAATATGATGGGTGATTTAGGGCAACACTTAAACGCATGGGATTCCTACTTAATTTTACGTGGATTAAAAACATTACCTATACGAATGAAACACCATTGTGATAGTGCTCAAGAAATTGCAAACTATTTGGAACAACACCCGTATATTAGTAGTGTTTATTTTCCTGGATCAACAACACATCCCCAATATCAACTTGTCAAAGAACAAATGAATGGATGTGGAGGTATCGTTTCTTTTGAAGTGAAAGGAGGCTTTGAAGAAGCGAAGAAATTTATAGACAGATTGGAGCTTTGTATGATTTCATTCAGCCTCGGTGACCCAGAAACGCTTGTACAACACCCAGCATCAATGACCCATTTTGCTATCCCTAAACATGAAAGAGCTTCGTTTGGAATTACTGATGGTCTCATTAGATTGTCAACTGGATTAGAAGATAAGCGCGATATACTATTTGATATTGAGCAAGCACTTATGAGGTGAAAATAATGTCATATATATCTAAGATAGAAGAATTCGCCCAATCGTGTGCCGACAATATGGCGGACTTACTAGGGTTGGAAGTTTCTATAATTGATGAGCTAGGAATAAGAGTAAGTGGCACAGGGTTTCATCAAAGTCTAATTGGAAAATCGATACCAGAAGGTTCCTTTTTTGAGCAAATATTACGTACAGGATCAAAGGGAACTATTTTCGATAATCGCAAAGATCATGAACATTGTATGAGCTGTATTTTTCATGAGAGGTGTACGGAATTAGCAACTATGGGTTACCCTGTCATGATGAATGATCAACCAATTGGAGTTATAGGGTTTATCGGTTTTACGGCAGAACAGCGAGATTTAATTTTAACCAACAAAGAGAAACTATATAAATTTATGGGAACTATTAGCACATTACTAGAAAATAAGCTACTACTACTTGAAGTAACAACAAAAAATTGTGAAGTTCATGAAGGATTTCAGCAAGAGAAGAGAGCTTATTCTTTCGACGATATGATAGGGGAAAGTGAACAATTTCACTCTGTCGTTAAGAAAGCAAAAAAAGTAGTTAATAGCCCATCAACTATTCTACTAAGTGGGGAAAATGGGACAGGTAAAGAATGTATGGCGAAGGCTGTTCATTATGAGAGCAACCGAGCTAACCAACCATTTATTACTGTTAATTGCTCGGCTATTCCAGAGACATTAGTAGAAAGTGAATTGTTTGGTTATGATAAAGGCGCTTTTACTGGAGCAAATCGTGAAGGGAAAATTGGTAAATTTGAGGCAGCAAATAATGGGACGATTTTTCTTGACGAAATAGGTGATTTACCACTTTCGGTACAGCCTAAATTACTACGAGTGCTACAAGAGAAGGAAGTTGAAAGAGTAGGAGGCACTCGTCAATATTCTTTAAATGTCCGAGTCATCGCAGCAACAAACAAAAGCTTGTGGGAAATGGTTACGAAAGGGACTTTTCGTGAAGATTTATATTACAGGATTAATGTCATACCACTTCGTTTACCTTCATTATCAGAAAGGGTTGGAGATATACGACTATTCTTGTCGTATTTTCTAAAAAAATATAGTCAAATATTACAAAAAAACGTACCACAATTGGATCCTCTTCTAGAGCAGTGGTTTTTACAAAATGAGTGGCCAGGGAATATTCGTCAATTAGAGAATACAGTAGAGTATATGATGAATATGGTAGAATCACCACATACTCTAACCTTTGAAGATCTTCCTTATTATCTACATACTCGTCAAAATAGTAGTAGTTTAGATTCAATGGTTGCTAACTTTGAACGAAATATATTAGCACAGCATCTCCCATTAAATCAAAAGGAGCAAAAGGAGCAACTTGCAAAAATGCTAAATATTAGCTTATCGACCTTATATCGAAAGCTAGAGAAGTATGGACTATCTTAAGGAATGGTTGTTTTTGCATTGAAAGTTGTTTTACTAATTAAGAAATAAACATGTACGTTAAAGTGAATAATCACAAGCTAAGGTGCTTCTCTAAAACTTTGCTGCAATTGTTACCAAAGTTGAATAGCGAGAGGTAGTTATTATAGAAACATAGAGCTTAAGTCAAATAATTAGTTACATCATTAGCAAAAATTGGTGGTTCGTCCAAGAACGGTGCATAGCATTCAATCAATTCATCTGTAAAAGGGTGGTGCAAAGAGATTTTTGCAGCATGTAATGCTTGTCTAGCAGCTTTTGATTTTTTCCCACCATATAAGACGTCGCCAATTAAAGGGTGATCCAAATGACTGAGATGAACACGTATTTGATGCGTACGGCCAGTATCTAGTTGTAAATGTAATAGAGATGTATTTTCATTTCGATTATTTGAAATGACTTTGTAATGGGTGATTGCATCTTGACCGTTTTTGGACACTCTTCTCCTCGTTGGATGGTGTCGATCACGTCCAATCGGTGCATTAATACATCCTTGTTTTTTTGTGAGAATACCATGAACAACAGCCAGGTATGTTCTCTTGATATTGCGCTCTGTTAGCATTTTATCTAACATCACACCAACAAGAGGGTGTTTTGCAAAGAGAACCGCACCTGTTGTATTTCTGTCTAGACGATGGACGTGTTTCGCAGTAGCAGAAATACCATTTGATAGAAAGTGATAAGAAACGGCATTAGCTAACGTACCTGTTTGTCCAAATTCATTAGGGTGTGTGTCCATGCCACTAGGTTTATTAACAATAATGAGATGATCATCTTCATATAAAATTTGTATATCGGCATAATCTGGAATGACTGAATCGTTAACTTCATAAAAAACATGTAATTGAATCCGATCTCCAGCTTGTATTTTTGTATCCCATGATATGGGCTGATTGTTTATTTTTATTCTACGGTGTATGCGGTAATCATGAGTTAGTTTCTTTGGAATTTGCCAATGATTTTTAAATAAATGATTGATAGTGAATTGCTCCCATTCTATAGGTGCAATGATCTCAAACCATTCTCCTTTACGATTCGCTCTCAAGTTATATATCTCCTTTCTTTATTGCATAAGTACCATATTTATTTTGTTATTAAGGTAGAGCAAAATGGTAAATGTTTAATTTTCCTCATTGTTATAATTTACTATAGATGGGGAAACAGTTACCAGCACCATGCACATTAAGTCTATGGTATTCTTATAAAAGAATTGTAAAGATGGGGGTCATCTTGTGAAAGTTGTGTATGCATCTACTCCTGAACAAGAAAAACAGATAGAGGAGTTAATCACTTATTTTTACTCAGACATTTTTCCAAGTTATTTCACAGATGAAGAAATAACGGAGATGGAAAAAAACAACATATTATCTAAGGTAGAGATGTATAAGCATTATGATGGAACGGTGAAAGAAGCTATTCAAATTATTACAAGCCTTCAAGTAATAATACATATTATAGAAACAATACAATATGAAAATGTTTCTGAGTATCATCGAACAGTATTTGAAAAAAATATAAGCTTCTTAGAAAAGTACAGTTTATCATTTCCTTTTCAAATTGAGAACTTTTCTTTACCGAAAACAAACATAATTAGTTATTATTGTAAACCTAATAATCAATTTTTAGTTTGAAGATTAAAAACCGCCTAATGTAAGATAGGCGGTTTGAACTTTATAAAAGGTGTTTTTTAAATAAATTATTTACAAATAGAGTTCTTAGCATCTTTTTGTTTTAGCTTTTTTTACATTGATTTTTTGTACAAAGATTAAAACATATATACAACTAGAGTTCGTGGCATCTTCTCTTTTCTATAACGATAGAAAACATGACAGTCAAATAATCAACTCTTCTAACTGCCACATTTTAAGTTACAATATCAGCAATGTTTCGTTATCATAATAATTCAAATTAGGTATTGAATGTAGTAATAACCCTTGAAAGCTTATGTTATTTTGTCCACTCCTTAAACCAACTTTCGAATTTCTCTGCCCCAACCGCTCCATTTAGACGACTGACTTCTTTTCCATCTTTATATTGAACAATTGTTGGTGTACTTTCAATGTTATATTCATCCCATCCTTCATTAAACTCTAGTAAATTATATAATTTTAAGTCAATTCCCATCTCTTCTGCCATGGGAACGATGATGGGTGATGTTACTTTACATGCCGGACATGTGGACTGATAGAAATAGATCGTGGCTGATTCATTGTTAGCCAGTTTTTCATCAAGTTCGTTAGGTAAAATAATATTTTGGTAATTTGGATCATCTAATTGATTTACTGTTTCAGGATGGAGTGATGTTTTGTTAAATGGGTTTCCAGCCGCCTGTTGTTGTTGCTGGTATTTAGTTACGAATACTAATGCAGCGAATAAACTTAATACGATTAATGTAAAAATGATCACTTTCTTCATTTAGTCCAGCTCCTTATTAGTTTTCATTGTTATTAAGCTAAAAACAGATATTAATACAAATGCAATTAGTGCAAGAAAAGGAATGGTAATAAAGCCCATCCAATTAATATATTCGACATTACATGGTATTATGCCACATGATAATGAATGTTCACCCATGAAAGAGATTTTTTGAATGGATAAATGGTAAATAGAAATCAATCCCCCTATAGTAGATAGAACAAATGAATATAGTGAGATAGAATAATCTTTTTTTATTAATGCAATTCCAAGGATGATAACGAGTGGATACATCAGTATACGTTGATACCAGCATAATTCACACGGAACAAACATCATAACCTCAGAAAAAAATAAACTACCTAGTGTAGCAATTAATGATACTGCCCACGAAATAAACAGATAATTATTTAGGTTATTTTGGTTTTTCATAAAGTCTCCTAACGATTATGTATTGTAAGAACTGCTCTTTTCTCACCTTTGAAGCTACTTCTTTTAAGACGTATGATATATCGTTCTTGACATCTTTTGTTCAGTACAACGATGATTAACTATAAAAAATCACTTTTTATGTTACTAATTTGTAGCAACAAAGTCTAGGAAAAGACCCTTTTTAGAAGTGAATGTGGCACGAACACTAAAGAGTGGGTGAACGTGTTCACTTAGTAATTTACACTATTTCATTAACAAATGCCTACTATTTATGGTCGTCATTGACTAAGAGTTATCAAATATTATTGATGGTCATGTAGCCTATTATCTTTTACATGAGATTATCCAATTTATAATTGTTTCATACATAAATGCTCTTGCCTCTAGGCTCTTTTCGTAAACTTGTTACTATAGTTCTTAAACTAGAAGATAAAGGTATCGTTTTAATCAAAAGTCTTCATATTATAGTAGAAAAAATGCCACGACAATCTATTTGCATATAAGTAAGAAAAACAACAATTTATGAGAAAACAACCATCCTCTAGTATAACATGTAGAAATTATCCCTCACAAAAAGGACAGAAATAAAATAATGTCGAAATAATACGAAAGTTTTTCAGCTTATACATATTGACGTTGTCAAATACAGAAAAGATAATTAACTTATTAGAATATTCCTTAAATTTACTCTGTTAATCTAATTGTATAAAAGGACTTTTTCGTATCAGAGCATAAAAAAACTTTCAAATAAAGTCCGTGCCATTTTCTCTTCAATAAACAATGATATACATTTAGCTATGCTACATAAGCTGGAATTCCAGCAAAGTTTTCAGAAAAGGAAAAAGGGTGGTCGCATGAATTATAGTTTTGTTATGTTCTGCATCATTACAATAATCTGCCTTTACATAGCTGTCCGTAAGAAAAAGAAAGTGTTTTATTTCTTGCCGTTCGTAGCTATATTTATGTACTTTTTGCTTGAAATAGCGCTTGTTCCTGCACCTTTTTTTGAAACTGTTAAGTTTATTTTTAGCCTTAAATAACAAGAGGGATGGTGATAGCTGAAAAAATGAGTAGCTTAATCATGAATTTGAGCAACAGTTGCTTGTTGATATTACGAATAAAAAATGCAATATAGGGATGGTGAAGAAGTGAAAAAGCTAGATAAACAAAATGCAGATTCGTATTTTCGGAAACATACCCGTAATGTTGTTATATATTTAGTTATTTGGTTAATGGTCTCTTTTGGTGTTGTTTTTTTTGCGGAGACTTTGCAATTTAATATAAATGGTTTCCCATTTCACTATTTTATGGGGGCTCAGGGATCAATTTTGATCTTTATTTTACTTCTATTCATTAATGCTAGAGTTAGTGACAAGTTAGATGAGAAATATGGATTTAGTACAGCAACACAACAGCTAGATAAGAGTATGAAGTCGCAAAAATTTTAACGGCAATTAATAGTGGAAGGAGATTTTTAAATGGATACACAATTTATAGTCTCGCTATCTCTTATTCTTGCTTCGTTTGGAATATATATTGGTATAGCATTATACAATAAAGCGAAAGTCACTTCTGACTTTTATGTTGCTGGTCGCGGTGTACCATCTGTTTTTAATGGAATGGCAATTGGTGCTGACTGGATGAGCGCTGCTTCTTTTATTGGTTTAGCAGGAACGGTTATGCTACTGGGGTACGACGGCCTTGCCTACATCATGGGGTGGACAGGTGGATACTTACTTCTTACATTTTTGCTTGCACCACAGCTCCGTAAATACGGTAGATACACAGTTCCAGAATTTATTGGTGATCGATTTAATAGTCATACAGCACGAATCATTGCGGCTGTATGCACAATCATTATTAGCTTTACTTATTCAATTGGACAGCTTTCGGGATCAGGTGTAGTCATAGGAAGACTTTTTGAAGTTGATGCAAAATTTGGAACGATGATAGGGGTAATCTTAATTGCCTTTTATGCAGGTTTCGGAGGAATGAAAGGGGTTACATGGACTCAGGTTGCACAGTATATTATTTTAATTACTGCATACTTAGTACCTGTGATTTTTATGTCACTCCAAATTACAAATAATCCAATTCCATGGCTTTCTTATGGAAATATCGTATCACAGTTAGGAGAAATAGATAGAGAGCTTGGGATTTCTGAGTATTTTGCACCATTCACGAATGGAACAAAATGGCAATTCTTAGCATTAATGTTTACTTTAATGGCTGGAACAGCAGGTTTACCACATGTTATCGTGCGTTTTTACACAGTATCAACGATGAAAGCAGCTCGTTGGTCAGGTGCTTGGGCATTATTGTTTATCGGTTTATTATATTTGACTGCCCCAGCATATGCTGCATTTTCACGGTTTATTCTTATGAAAAATGTGGTTGGTAACCCAATTGATTCTCTCCCAGCTTGGACAACTAGCTGGGTTAATACTGGGAAGTTATCAATAGCAGATTCAAATGCAGATGGTATTTTACAATGGCCTGAGTTATTAATAAATAAAGATATTGTCGTCATGGCTACACCTGAGGTAGCAAACCTAGGTGTGTTTGTTATAGGGCTTGTTGCTGCAGGAGCGATGGCTGCTGCATTATCAACTGCTGGAGGACTAATGATTGCTATTTCTTCATCCTTTGCACACGACATATATTATCGTGTTCTTAACCCTAATGCTACAGACAAAACAAGATTAAATGTAGCACGTTGGACGATTATTATTGCTACCGTAGTAGCAGGTATTACTGCTCTCGATCCGCCAGGGGCAATAACTCAGATTGTTGCATGGGCTTTTGCAATCGCTTCGGGTACTTTTTTCCCAGCGTTAGTATTAGGTGTTTGGTGGAAACGAGCGAATGCAAAAGGCGTGACATGCGGGATGATTGTTGGATTAATCGTTACATTAGGATATATATTTGCAGCAAAATATGGGGGCTTTTCTATAGCAGGAATTATTGATACAGGAGCAGGTATTTTTGGCGCAGTAGCTGCATTGTTAACAAATATAATCGTATCATTAGCAACAAAAGCACCGTCCCAACAACTACAAGAAGAAGTAATTAATCTTCGTTATCCAGAAGGGGTTGTTTATAAAGATGGAGATGTGTGGATACAAGATTAATTCAGCTAGCCTTCTTATATAAATATTAATATTAGAATATTTAGTCAATAAATTCAAGACATCACAATATGTATGGAATAGGGGACAATCTCATCCCCTTTTTCGTGTATTTATAACAAGTAATTGTTTAGGAGTAAGCATAGACACAAACGAATGGTCGTTGCATCTTCTTTCAAATGATAGGTACCTTATAAAATCTTGATTTGCTGCGTTAACTAATTAACATAATTTCAAAAGAGCATTGTGTAAGGGAGGAGGGATAAACATTTTTAAGGTCATTCCACTATCCATAGAGACACCATTTACAGTTGGGAACGTTAATGTCTACGTTGTCATCGGTGAATCTGTGACACTGATCGATACAGGACTTCCTGGAAAAAAATCACTTGAGAAGCTAAGGTATTTGCTAAAGCAGGAGGGGCTTACTTTCAAAGAACTAGATGAGATTGTTGTCACTCATATGCATACAGACCATGCTGGAGGCGTAAAAGATATACAAGAAGAAATCGACATACCCATATTTGTTCACGAAGGAGCAAAACATATATTATTTGGCGGAATAGATGAATTCGATAGAACTAGAAACTTTTTAAATTATTTTGTAAAGGAATGTGGTGCTGATCCTGAAAGCCATCAATCAAAGCACCGTTACCATAATATGAATTGGCAGCATGTCAAATATGTAAGTAATGAAGATCATGTTTTTGTAGGTGGAAGAAAATTTTCAGTTCTTTTTGTACCAGGGCATAGTCAAACAGATATGATTTTATGGGAACCTGAAACGGGTCTTACTTTTGCCGGAGATCATCTATTAAAAGATATTTCTGTAAACGCATTTATTGAACCGCCTATACCATTTGAGCAAGAGCGACCTAAACCACTTATACAATATCGAGAGTCATTAATGAAAACAAGAGCATTACCATTAACAACTATATACCCAGGTCATGGCAGACCATTTTCAGACCATGTTTCAATCATTGATCGAAGATTAAATGAACATGATTATCGTTGTGACCAAATAAGAAAAGTTTTAAGAACAAGTGACAAAACGGTCTATCAAATTTGTATTGAAGTCTTTCCAAGATTAAAAGGAAAATTAGTGTTTCTTGGACTATCTCAAGTTCAAGGTCATTTAGATTTGATGGAAAGTAGAAATGAAGTATTTGTGGATAAATCAAGTGAAGGTATTAATGTTTATAGGCTCTATGAATAGTGCTACTTCGTCTATTATTATAAAGATCTATGAATACAAGGGTTGTTGTTTAAGATTATAAAGAGGAGATGAGTTCATGATATTAAGTGATTTGCTTAATAAAAATATCGAAACTTTTGGTGAATATCCTTTTATTTATTTTAAAGATAAGGAGTATTCTAACTTAGACATAAAAAACTATTCAAACAAGATTGCACAAGGGTTAAAAAAACTTGGGATCGCTAAAGGTGATCGTATTGTTGTCTGTATGCCCAATTGTCCAGAGGTTATTTTTTCGTATCAAGGTATTATAAGATCAGGCGCAATTATTGTGCCCGTAATGTTTACCTTGCATGATAAAGAAATTCATTACATTATTAAAGACTGTCAAGCGAAGGTAGTCATTACGTCATCACTATCTTTAGAAAAGGTAGAATCCGCAATAGAGCATTTGGAACAAAAACCTGTTGTAATAGTGGTTGACCAGCCTACTGATGAAAACATATTTAATTTATATGATACAGATATCGAAGAAAATAAGCTTTATGTAGAAAGTGATCTAAAGCTAGATACAGAAGATACTGCTGTTATTTTATATACATCAGGAACAACTGGAAAACCAAAAGGAGTGATGCTGACTCATAAAAACTTATATTCCAACGCTGAAAATACTTTTCTTCATAATGAATCAAAAAGAGGAGTAACCCTCGGCATTCTTCCTCTTGCACATGTATATGGCTTAACTATTTCCAATACTTGTTTTCTAACTGGAAGCTCAGCTGTTGTATTTAATCACTTTGATCCAAAAGCTGTTTTTGAAGCCATTGAAAAATATAAAGTGACTAATTTTTCTGCAGTGCCGGCTATGATTTTTGCATTGCTTTCATATCCACATTCTAACAAATATCAATTAAGTAGTCTTGAATGGGTTGCTTCTGGTTCAGCACCTCTCCCAGTTGCGTTATTACACGCGTTTAAGCAGAAATTTGGTGCAGATATATTAGAAGGCTACGGGTTGTCAGAAGCTGCACCTGTTGTTGCTGCTCACCAAAGAGATTCAGTTATTAAACCAGGTTCAGTTGGTATCCCAATACCAGGTGTTGAAGTCAAGATCGTTGATAACGGTGGAAATGAGTTAGCTACTGGTCAAGTTGGGGAATTAATTGCTCGAGGTGATAATATTACACCCGGGTATTTTCAAAATGAAAGAGCAACAAAGCAGGTGTTAAAAGATTCTTGGTTGTATACGGGTGATATGGCATATATGGATACAGATGGATATTTATTTATTGTTGACCGAAAAAAAGATTTGATTATTCGAGGAGGATTTAATATATACCCTCGTGATGTAGAGGAATTACTTGCAAAGCATGAAGCTGTAGCAGAATCTTCTGTTGTGGGCATCCCTAATGATCAAATGGGTGAGGAAGTGGTCGCATATGTTGTCAAAAAGGATAAACAATCTATAACCGAAGAAGAGCTTATACTATATTGTCAAAGTCATTTATCCAAAAATAAAACACCTAGGAAAATTATATTTATTGAACAACTCCCGCGAAACGGCGTCGGAAAAATATTAAAAACCCACCTTCGTAAGTTAGCTGAAAATATTAAATTATCACCTCTACAAGAATAAGGAAAAGATACCTCTAATGAAGGGCTTGTAGTACTTATTGGTATCGACAAATTTCTCAGGAAATAATTGACCTGACTGTGATTCATAATGACAAATTAAAGTCCGCTCCAACAGCATTACAAGCAATTTAGAAATTCTTTTATAGAAAATCAGCAAAGTGTATGCGTTGTTGAGAAATTATATATTATATCATTTAAAAAGCAGAGCTGAAGCGCGAAAAACGGTCCTTTAAGGAGCATAGAGCACTGGTTACATTTGAACTAATAGGTTATATTACACCTTCACGTTAAAAGAAAGGATTTAGAATATTATGCCCGCGTTTTCGGACTAAATGTATAAAAGACATTCCACAGTAGGAGATAATTTGTTTATTGGAATTTTAAATCTACTTTAGCAAAAAGGATATCGAATAGGGATATACTTTCTCTTTCAAATAATTAGCTCATGTAATATCACTAATAATTAGAGTTTTCATTATGTAATTTTGATATGTATATGTATGCTAAGTTAGGTAAAAATACTTTTTGAAAGGGGTGGATACAATGACAATGAACATGCTCCGCAATATTATGACGGAAAATGTTGCAACTGTCTCATCAAATCAAACCATTCAAGAAGCAGCTGAAATCATGAAACAAAATAACGTAGGGTCTATTCCAGTAGTAGATAACGGACAAATTTGTGGAATCATTACTGACAGAGATATTACATTACGCTCAACAGCAGAAGGATTAAATAATTCAACTTCGGTATCACAAGTGATGTCAACGAATCTTGTCTCAGGTACACCCGAAATGACCGTTGAAGAGGCAGCAGATGTAATGGCACAAAATCAAATTCGCCGTTTACCAGTCGTAGAAAACAATCAATTATGTGGTATTGTTGCATTAGGCGACTTAGCCACAAATGAATCGTTTGATAATGAAGCAGAAGAAGCACTTTCAAGTATTTCAGAGCCTTCAAATACCCAACAGTAATAAACCAAGGGGATGAAGTAAAGCCTAAACTTACGTCAATAACATCTTAACTAAAGATGAAGTTGAGTAAGGTTTATCGGCTTTTGCTTCATCCCTTCGCTATATAATGAATGTTCCTGTAATTGACTTTATAAGCGATTGAGTTGTAGTATAATATTATTCTATCAATTACTGTTTTCGTTTTTTAGGAGGTAAAAATATGTTTCATGGGCAAAAAATTATACCTGCGATACGCGATATGAAGCATTTAGAGAAGTTCATTCGTAGCCAATATGAATATGGAGTTATACTTGAAAGTCATGTTGCACAGCTTAATGCTATTGTGAAAATGACAAAACAAGAAGGTAAGAAATTATTCCTTCATGTGGACTTAGTTAATGGCTTAAAGAATGATGAATTTGCAACAGAATTTCTTTGCCAAGAAATTAAACCAGCTGGACTCATCTCTACGAGAGCTAATGTTATTAGTAAAGCAAAAAAACGGGGTATATATGCAATTCAACGACTATTTCTATTAGATTCTGGGTCATTAAAAAAGAGTTACAGTATTATAGCAAAAACGAATCCAGATTTTATAGAAGTGTTACCTGGTGTAGTACCAAACCTAATAACAGAAATACATAATAATACTGGCGTTCCGATATTTGCTGGTGGAATGATTCGTACGCATGAGGATGTAGAGCAGGCAATAAAGGCTGGAGCGAGTGCAGTGACAACATCAAATAAGATGTTGTGGGATTTAGAGTATACAGAAAATTAAAATATTATATTGACAGCGCTTTCTATTTATATTAGTATTTGAATTAAGTTAATAGATGTGACGGAGATTTGGAGAATCACAGCATCCTCTTTTATGTAAAATAAAAGGGGTATGTTGTGATTTTTTTGTTAGTAAGTATACAATTATTTCTATATTTTAGAACCAGTCTTGACATATTAGTTGATGTATTAACGTATTTTTTACTAGTAAAAAGATGATGGAATTTTAACAGATTTATCTACTTTTTCCATGTCATACTTCATTCTCCGTTAATATTCTTTCGCTTCAATTAAGTAAATGAAATTAATCATGGGAAAGGGGATGCTGTATGACACCATTTATCGGCGAGTTAATTGGTACAATGATGTTAATTATTTTTGGAGGAGGAGTTTGTGCTGGGGTTACTTTAAAGAGATCAGGAGCTCATAATAGTGGCTGGATTGTTATTACTTTAGGGTGGGGATTAGCAGTTGCAATGGCAGTATATGCTGTTGGTTCATTTAGTGGAGCCCATATTAATCCGGCAGTGACATTAAGTCTAGCCATTATAGGTGAATTCCCTTGGGGTGATGTACCTAGTTATATTACTGCACAAATGCTCGGAGCATTTTTAGGAGCAGCAATTGTTTTCTTTCATTACTTGCCACACTGGAAAGAGACTGCTGACCCAGCAGCTAAATTGGGAGTATTTTCAACAGCCCCGTCTATTCGAAGTACAACAGCAAATATAGTAAGTGAAATGATTGGAACGTTTGTACTCGTTCTTGGGTTATTATCAATAGGTGCAAATGAATTTACTGAAGGATTAAATCCACTTATTGTAGGTTTCTTAATTGTCGCAATTGGCTTATCTCTTGGAGGCACT
Protein-coding sequences here:
- a CDS encoding long-chain fatty acid--CoA ligase, yielding MILSDLLNKNIETFGEYPFIYFKDKEYSNLDIKNYSNKIAQGLKKLGIAKGDRIVVCMPNCPEVIFSYQGIIRSGAIIVPVMFTLHDKEIHYIIKDCQAKVVITSSLSLEKVESAIEHLEQKPVVIVVDQPTDENIFNLYDTDIEENKLYVESDLKLDTEDTAVILYTSGTTGKPKGVMLTHKNLYSNAENTFLHNESKRGVTLGILPLAHVYGLTISNTCFLTGSSAVVFNHFDPKAVFEAIEKYKVTNFSAVPAMIFALLSYPHSNKYQLSSLEWVASGSAPLPVALLHAFKQKFGADILEGYGLSEAAPVVAAHQRDSVIKPGSVGIPIPGVEVKIVDNGGNELATGQVGELIARGDNITPGYFQNERATKQVLKDSWLYTGDMAYMDTDGYLFIVDRKKDLIIRGGFNIYPRDVEELLAKHEAVAESSVVGIPNDQMGEEVVAYVVKKDKQSITEEELILYCQSHLSKNKTPRKIIFIEQLPRNGVGKILKTHLRKLAENIKLSPLQE
- a CDS encoding CBS domain-containing protein, which translates into the protein MNMLRNIMTENVATVSSNQTIQEAAEIMKQNNVGSIPVVDNGQICGIITDRDITLRSTAEGLNNSTSVSQVMSTNLVSGTPEMTVEEAADVMAQNQIRRLPVVENNQLCGIVALGDLATNESFDNEAEEALSSISEPSNTQQ
- a CDS encoding glycerol-3-phosphate responsive antiterminator; this encodes MFHGQKIIPAIRDMKHLEKFIRSQYEYGVILESHVAQLNAIVKMTKQEGKKLFLHVDLVNGLKNDEFATEFLCQEIKPAGLISTRANVISKAKKRGIYAIQRLFLLDSGSLKKSYSIIAKTNPDFIEVLPGVVPNLITEIHNNTGVPIFAGGMIRTHEDVEQAIKAGASAVTTSNKMLWDLEYTEN
- a CDS encoding MIP/aquaporin family protein: MTPFIGELIGTMMLIIFGGGVCAGVTLKRSGAHNSGWIVITLGWGLAVAMAVYAVGSFSGAHINPAVTLSLAIIGEFPWGDVPSYITAQMLGAFLGAAIVFFHYLPHWKETADPAAKLGVFSTAPSIRSTTANIVSEMIGTFVLVLGLLSIGANEFTEGLNPLIVGFLIVAIGLSLGGTTGYAINPARDLGPRLAHFVLPIPGKGKSDWTYAWIPVIGPIVGGMYGGLFYKAIFEQTVTRNFWIFTVIVTLILLISLFVEQKEKQHVASAKQTTV